The Coffea arabica cultivar ET-39 chromosome 8e, Coffea Arabica ET-39 HiFi, whole genome shotgun sequence genome window below encodes:
- the LOC113704419 gene encoding uncharacterized protein, with protein sequence MEQEGLSRPPRPLAGDKNRRDQGLYCAYHRDVGHDMEDCCHLKKDIEKLIRRGHLGQFIRDERVDQRRGRPKSDHLSYSRGPPQGLRCRTPEPEAQNLGGVINTIARGPVGGDSHTGRRHNRPPPSEESSSKRLKMYEEIIYGPEDAVPLASNNHEAIVIEVITCNYKVKKVYIDNGSAIDMLYYKTFKELQLEDRQLIPVQTPLIGFAGPPVRPEGMITLMVVVGVSPKRRTVPVNFAVVKEPSLYNMILGPPTLNALRAVCSTLHLSMKFPTPTGVAEVLGDPKVARTCYIATLKGKEKMVAQIACLEP encoded by the coding sequence ATGGAGCAAGAAGGGCTCTCCCGACCTCCCCGACCCTTGGCCGGGGACAAAAACAGGCGGGATCAGGGTTTATACTGTGCATATCACCGGGATGTGGGACACGATATGGAGGATTGTTGTCACCTCAAGAAAGACATTGAAAAGTTGATCAGACGAGGCCACCTCGGTCAGTTCATACGTGACGAACGGGTTGACCAGCGACGGGGGAGGCCCAAATCAGATCACCTGAGCTACTCCCGTGGCCCGCCTCAAGGGCTTCGTTGCCGAACTCCCGAGCCGGAAGCTCAGAATCTGGGTGGGGTGATCAACACTATTGCAAGAGGACCGGTTGGGGGGGATAGTCATACGGGTCGGCGGCACAACCGCCCTCCTCCCAGCGAAGAAAGCTCGAGCAAACGACTGAAAATGTACGAGGAGATCATCTACGGACCAGAAGATGCAGTGCCCTTGGCCTCCAATAACCATGAAGCCATCGTGATAGAGGTCATCACCTGCAACTACAAGGTAAAGAAGGTATACATTGACAATGGCAGTGCCATCGACATGTTGTACTACAAGACTTTTAAAGAGCTGCAGCTAGAGGACAGACAGCTCATCCCGGTCCAAACTCCTTTGATTGGCTTTGCTGGTCCTCCGGTAAGACCAGAGGGGATGATAACCCTCATGGTCGTGGTGGGGGTGTCACCAAAGCGCCGAACTGTGCCAGTAAATTTTGCGGTGGTAAAAGAGCCATCATTGTACAATATGATTCTGGGACCACCCACTCTGAACGCCCTCCGAGCTGTTTGCTCCACCTTACATCTCAGCATGAAATTCCCTACTCCAACTGGGGTAGCTGAGGTGCTCGGAGATCCGAAGGTGGCTAGGACCTGCTATATTGCAACTCTCAAGGGCAAGGAAAAAATGGTGGCTCAAATAGCTTGCTTGGAGCCCTAG